A stretch of the Bacillus anthracis str. Vollum genome encodes the following:
- a CDS encoding PLP-dependent aminotransferase family protein, producing the protein MFKDFKVVKDRPVYIQLKDYLKKMIMKGHLLGDQKIPSTRELSELLSVSRNTVLAAYADLEQEGLIYAVKGKGNFVAKVDISNTSSVEIDWKNKLNTVTLLADELDLMKHGVRWEKGMIVFNSIAPDEKLFDVENFKRAFLTRMSIEGDVVLNYGYAKGYRPLMNYLLHYMEMKGVDISNKDILITNGFTEGLDIVISSLSKKSGRVICENPTHHAALKLFRLHGLEVHGIDMNEDGIDTNQVEKSLREKEFDFAYLIPSYHNPTGIVTSSEKRTELMRLFSKYKIPIIEDGFNEELRYSGSHLAPLLTFAGAGNNVIYISSFSKVLFPGLRVGWIIADKELIHYLESVKRARTIHTSTLDQAVLFQYLHEGYFEKYLKKARSVYKKKYELAVGMCNEYIPFQRMTGDGGLHLFIELEEKIHARTLLQKCYEQGVTFSPGDVFYSNGEGINTFRLGFSRLKEEEIVRGIKIIGDTIKNEIWS; encoded by the coding sequence TTGTTTAAAGATTTTAAAGTTGTGAAAGATCGTCCCGTTTATATTCAATTAAAAGATTATTTAAAGAAGATGATTATGAAAGGGCATTTGCTCGGGGATCAAAAAATTCCTTCAACAAGGGAACTAAGTGAATTACTTAGTGTAAGCAGAAACACTGTACTCGCTGCTTATGCAGATTTAGAGCAAGAAGGGCTCATTTATGCAGTTAAAGGAAAAGGAAATTTTGTTGCGAAGGTTGATATATCGAACACTTCGTCTGTTGAAATAGATTGGAAAAATAAACTTAATACAGTTACCTTATTGGCTGATGAATTAGATTTAATGAAACATGGTGTGCGCTGGGAAAAAGGAATGATTGTTTTTAACAGCATCGCTCCGGATGAAAAGCTATTTGATGTGGAAAATTTCAAAAGAGCTTTTCTTACTCGTATGTCCATTGAAGGTGATGTCGTATTAAACTATGGATACGCAAAAGGTTATAGACCGTTAATGAATTATCTACTTCATTATATGGAAATGAAAGGTGTAGATATATCGAACAAAGATATTTTAATTACAAATGGATTTACAGAAGGATTAGACATTGTAATATCCTCGTTGTCAAAGAAATCAGGTCGAGTTATTTGTGAGAATCCAACTCACCATGCTGCGCTGAAGCTATTCCGCTTACATGGCCTTGAAGTTCATGGTATTGATATGAATGAAGATGGTATTGATACGAATCAAGTTGAAAAAAGCTTGCGTGAAAAAGAGTTTGATTTTGCGTATTTAATTCCTTCCTATCATAATCCAACCGGCATTGTGACGAGTTCAGAGAAAAGAACGGAACTGATGAGATTATTTTCAAAATATAAGATTCCTATTATAGAAGATGGATTTAATGAAGAGTTACGTTATTCAGGTTCACATTTAGCACCATTATTAACTTTTGCTGGTGCTGGTAATAATGTGATTTATATTAGTAGCTTTTCAAAGGTACTTTTCCCTGGCTTGCGTGTAGGCTGGATCATTGCAGATAAAGAACTAATTCATTATTTAGAAAGTGTGAAAAGAGCAAGAACAATTCACACATCTACTTTAGATCAAGCTGTTCTATTTCAATATTTACATGAAGGATATTTTGAAAAATATTTAAAAAAGGCAAGATCTGTTTATAAGAAAAAATATGAGTTAGCTGTTGGGATGTGTAACGAGTACATTCCGTTTCAAAGAATGACCGGTGACGGTGGACTTCATTTATTTATAGAGTTAGAAGAAAAAATTCATGCTCGTACGCTTTTACAAAAGTGTTATGAGCAAGGGGTTACATTTTCTCCTGGAGATGTTTTTTATTCTAATGGAGAAGGAATAAACACATTTCGATTAGGATTTTCACGTCTGAAAGAAGAAGAAATAGTTCGGGGAATCAAAATAATCGGTGATACAATAAAAAATGAAATTTGGAGTTGA